From Bacillus sp. Bos-x628, the proteins below share one genomic window:
- the gabP gene encoding GABA permease: MSNMTNGLQKNLKTRHISMISIAGVIGAGLFIGSGAVIHSAGPGSILSYSFAGLLVIFIMRMLGEMACAYPTSGSFSQYASDAIGPWAGFTIGWLYWFFWVIVIAIEAIAGAAIIQYWYGDAPVWLTSLILTILLTLTNIFSVKSFGEFEYWFSLIKVVSIVLFLLIGFAFIFGFAGHHTAGLQNLTSNGGFLPNGFGSVLLGIVVVIFSFMGTEIVAIAAGESADPVKSVTTATRSVVWRIIVFYVGSIAVVVTLLPWNSANILKSPFVAVLEYIGVPSAAQIMNVIVLTAVLSCLNSGLYTTSRMLYSLAERGEAPKRFMKINKRGVPVAATVAGTFFSYIAVMMNYFYPETIFLFLVNASGAIALLVYLVIAISQLRMRRQMEKENPEQLKIKMWLFPYLTYFTIVVICIILVSMLFIDSMRPQLILTSIITFGVLAAYFIFKPNKKMPANASLENKHP, encoded by the coding sequence GCTATTTATTGGAAGTGGCGCTGTCATTCATTCAGCAGGCCCAGGATCTATTCTTTCCTATTCATTTGCTGGGCTCCTAGTGATTTTTATTATGCGAATGCTTGGAGAAATGGCGTGCGCCTATCCTACAAGCGGTTCATTCTCTCAATATGCGAGTGATGCCATTGGTCCATGGGCCGGTTTTACCATCGGCTGGCTTTATTGGTTCTTTTGGGTCATTGTGATCGCCATCGAGGCTATTGCCGGTGCCGCCATTATTCAATATTGGTATGGAGATGCACCCGTCTGGCTCACAAGTCTTATTCTCACGATCCTCTTAACATTAACAAATATCTTTTCTGTAAAATCTTTTGGAGAATTTGAATATTGGTTTTCTTTAATTAAAGTTGTGAGCATTGTTCTATTTCTACTGATCGGTTTTGCATTTATCTTTGGTTTTGCCGGACATCATACAGCAGGCTTGCAAAATCTAACAAGCAACGGCGGTTTCCTGCCAAACGGATTTGGCTCTGTTTTACTTGGAATCGTCGTCGTGATCTTTTCCTTCATGGGGACTGAGATTGTTGCGATTGCTGCCGGCGAATCAGCAGACCCAGTCAAATCTGTCACCACAGCCACTCGTTCCGTTGTATGGCGTATTATTGTGTTCTATGTTGGATCTATCGCGGTCGTTGTCACCCTGCTCCCATGGAACTCAGCGAATATTTTAAAAAGCCCCTTCGTCGCTGTTTTAGAATACATCGGCGTTCCATCAGCAGCACAGATTATGAATGTCATTGTTTTAACCGCTGTTCTTTCTTGTTTAAATTCCGGATTGTATACAACGTCAAGAATGCTGTATTCATTAGCCGAGAGAGGCGAAGCACCGAAACGCTTTATGAAAATTAACAAACGTGGTGTTCCTGTAGCGGCTACAGTCGCAGGGACTTTCTTTTCATACATTGCCGTCATGATGAACTACTTTTATCCTGAAACGATCTTTTTGTTCTTAGTGAACGCATCCGGAGCCATTGCATTACTTGTATACTTGGTCATTGCCATTTCTCAACTAAGAATGCGGCGTCAAATGGAAAAAGAAAATCCAGAACAACTAAAAATCAAAATGTGGCTGTTCCCATATCTCACGTACTTTACCATTGTTGTCATTTGCATCATTTTGGTTTCTATGTTGTTTATCGACTCTATGAGACCGCAGCTTATTTTGACCAGTATCATTACCTTTGGCGTACTAGCAGCTTATTTTATTTTTAAACCGAATAAAAAAATGCCTGCAAACGCTTCACTTGAAAATAAACATCCTTAA
- a CDS encoding multicopper oxidase has protein sequence MNLEKFVDELPIPEVAKPVKKNPKQTYYEISMEEVFLKVHRDLPPTKLWTYNGSLPGPTIKANRNEKVKVKWMNKLPLKHFLPVDHTIHSGHHDEPEVKTVVHLHGGVTPASSDGYPEAWFSRDFEATGPFYERQIYEYPNKQQACTLWYHDHAMALTRLNVYAGLAGFYLISDDFEKSLDLPKNDYDIPLMIMDRTFQEDGALFYPSRPNNIPEDSDIPNPSIVPFFCGETILVNGKVWPYLEVEPRKYRFRILNASNTRIYELHLDNGATILQIGSDGGFLPRPVHHQSFSIAPAERFDVIIDFSAYQNQTITLKNKAGCGQDVNPETDANIMQFKVTRKLKGRAPKTLRPIFKPLPPLRPSRADNERTLTLGGTQDKYGRPILLLDNQFWSNPVTENPRLGSVEVWSIVNPTRGTHPIHLHLVQFRVIDRRPFDTAIYESTGEIVYTGPNEAPPLHEQGYKDTIQAHAGEVIRIMARFVPYSGRYVWHCHILEHEDYDMMRPMDIIQ, from the coding sequence ATGAATCTAGAAAAATTTGTTGACGAGCTTCCCATTCCAGAAGTAGCGAAGCCCGTCAAAAAAAACCCAAAGCAAACTTATTATGAAATTTCAATGGAGGAGGTGTTCTTAAAAGTCCACAGAGACCTTCCCCCGACAAAACTGTGGACATATAATGGCAGTTTGCCTGGTCCAACCATTAAAGCGAATCGAAATGAAAAGGTGAAAGTGAAATGGATGAACAAACTGCCGCTCAAACACTTTTTGCCAGTCGATCACACCATTCACTCCGGTCATCATGATGAACCAGAAGTGAAAACAGTCGTTCATCTGCATGGCGGTGTGACACCAGCGAGCAGCGACGGATATCCAGAGGCTTGGTTCTCTCGAGATTTTGAGGCAACTGGCCCTTTCTATGAGAGACAGATTTACGAATATCCGAATAAGCAGCAAGCATGTACATTATGGTATCACGATCATGCGATGGCATTAACACGATTAAATGTATACGCAGGTTTAGCCGGATTTTATTTGATTTCAGATGACTTTGAAAAATCATTAGACTTACCGAAAAATGATTATGATATTCCTTTAATGATCATGGATCGTACGTTTCAGGAGGATGGTGCTCTTTTTTACCCAAGCAGACCGAATAACATTCCGGAAGATAGTGACATTCCAAACCCTTCAATCGTGCCCTTCTTTTGTGGTGAGACGATTTTGGTTAATGGAAAAGTATGGCCTTATTTAGAAGTAGAACCTAGAAAATACCGTTTTCGCATTTTAAATGCCTCCAACACAAGAATATACGAGCTTCATCTAGACAATGGTGCAACCATCTTGCAAATCGGATCAGATGGCGGCTTTTTACCAAGACCTGTTCATCACCAGTCCTTTAGCATTGCACCTGCTGAACGGTTCGATGTCATCATCGACTTTTCAGCTTACCAAAACCAAACGATCACTTTAAAAAATAAAGCCGGCTGCGGACAGGATGTAAACCCTGAAACAGATGCCAATATTATGCAATTTAAAGTCACACGTAAGCTTAAAGGAAGAGCACCTAAAACTTTACGGCCCATTTTCAAGCCACTACCGCCGCTCCGACCGAGTCGTGCTGATAATGAGCGCACTTTGACACTTGGCGGAACTCAGGATAAATATGGCCGCCCTATTTTATTATTAGATAATCAATTTTGGAGTAACCCCGTCACAGAAAATCCTAGACTTGGCAGTGTGGAAGTTTGGTCAATCGTCAATCCAACAAGGGGCACACACCCTATTCATTTACATCTAGTTCAATTTAGAGTCATTGACCGAAGACCTTTTGATACAGCCATCTATGAATCAACTGGAGAAATTGTGTATACAGGACCGAATGAAGCCCCTCCTTTGCATGAACAAGGCTATAAGGACACCATTCAAGCGCATGCAGGTGAAGTGATTAGAATCATGGCTCGATTTGTTCCATACAGTGGAAGGTATGTGTGGCATTGTCATATTTTAGAGCATGAAGATTATGACATGATGCGGCCTATGGACATCATTCAGTAA
- a CDS encoding carboxymuconolactone decarboxylase family protein has product MNEEKETCLVKQESAAGKMEKLSIHDDESIRSNIEQLTIELGEQKEFNHFILDEKQKAISTLSALITKGECEEELKAHFQQALHTGLSVIEVMEIIKHCAKVAGFPHSIHALFVFQNLLDKHTK; this is encoded by the coding sequence TTGAATGAGGAAAAAGAGACTTGCTTGGTCAAACAAGAATCTGCGGCAGGTAAAATGGAGAAGCTTTCAATTCATGACGACGAGAGCATCCGCTCAAACATTGAACAACTAACAATTGAACTCGGTGAACAAAAAGAATTCAACCACTTCATATTAGACGAAAAACAGAAAGCCATCAGCACGTTATCTGCCCTCATCACAAAGGGCGAATGTGAAGAAGAATTAAAAGCTCATTTTCAACAAGCATTACATACAGGACTTTCTGTCATAGAGGTCATGGAGATCATTAAACACTGTGCAAAGGTCGCTGGTTTTCCCCATTCTATTCATGCGCTATTTGTTTTTCAAAACTTACTAGACAAACACACCAAATAA
- a CDS encoding RlpA-like double-psi beta-barrel domain-containing protein codes for MNKKLITIIVTVASLFLAFSFSNGASAKKVSGNITWYNGVGKKGADGKKLGHWDAATKMGFDVPKKGTKLKVTTKAKPHKVITVYKYDVGRMPNAILDVSPKAFKALGYSTSKGVVKGHYTY; via the coding sequence ATGAACAAAAAGCTTATCACGATAATCGTAACTGTTGCTAGTTTATTTTTAGCGTTTAGTTTCTCGAATGGAGCGAGTGCTAAAAAGGTTAGTGGTAATATTACTTGGTATAATGGTGTAGGTAAAAAAGGTGCAGACGGAAAAAAACTTGGTCATTGGGATGCAGCAACAAAAATGGGATTTGACGTACCGAAGAAAGGTACAAAACTGAAAGTGACAACAAAAGCGAAACCACATAAAGTGATTACAGTATATAAATATGATGTAGGAAGAATGCCAAACGCTATATTAGATGTTAGTCCAAAGGCATTCAAAGCACTTGGGTATTCAACTAGCAAAGGTGTTGTAAAAGGACATTACACTTATTAA
- a CDS encoding SMI1/KNR4 family protein gives MREGELIKQTLKGLKSILDSHGTFPLLQPGGFVLEDPYYLFNDPATEEEIAYLENVFKVKLPNDYKAFLRLHNGINIIDGIEVLSTSDVIKYNEVQDLPEECILIGYHYDGRYVIDTKRYSNGLDYMFFLDSIDPFEEAENLGSNFEIWFDRLLISNGVKYWEINRDVKGYYENI, from the coding sequence ATGAGAGAGGGCGAATTGATTAAGCAGACACTTAAGGGATTAAAAAGCATCCTTGACAGTCATGGGACATTTCCATTGCTACAGCCTGGTGGTTTTGTTTTAGAAGACCCCTATTATCTTTTTAATGATCCAGCAACCGAGGAGGAAATTGCATATTTAGAAAATGTCTTTAAGGTTAAACTTCCAAATGATTATAAGGCATTTCTTAGATTACACAATGGAATCAACATAATTGATGGCATTGAAGTCCTTAGTACAAGCGATGTCATTAAATATAATGAGGTTCAAGATCTTCCTGAAGAGTGTATATTAATTGGGTATCATTATGATGGACGATATGTAATTGATACAAAAAGGTATAGCAATGGATTAGATTACATGTTCTTTTTAGATTCAATAGATCCATTTGAAGAAGCCGAGAACTTAGGATCGAATTTTGAAATATGGTTTGACCGTTTGCTAATCTCAAATGGCGTTAAATATTGGGAAATAAATCGAGATGTCAAGGGTTACTACGAAAATATTTAA